The Etheostoma cragini isolate CJK2018 chromosome 22, CSU_Ecrag_1.0, whole genome shotgun sequence genome segment ATCATGAAAAGTGCGAGGCAGTGTCACTGCAGaaactttgcattttttttaaacttttatctAAACCAAAAAAGAGGCTTCATCGTGCAGTGCATTTCACCTGGTGCTCTAAATATTTAACACATTATCCTGGAACAATTACACCTTTTGGGGGGGACctgggaaagaaaaagacaacatttcatTAGGACAAAGTTTCAACAAGACAGAAGTTtgaatacatgttaaaaaaaaaaaaaataaataaataaaatcgtTAATGGTTTCATCTTGTGCAGAGCTGTGTGCATATTTCACCTACAGTTCAACACACTTTGGGGACATTAACATCTTGGTTCTCCTCTCATCGTAGagcctgtaaaaaaaataaaaaataatcatcttcAAGGACATGCAATAGCCAGGTCAGTGTTGATAGCCAGCTGCCAGCCAGGGCGTTATTTTTCCCGGGGTCCTTATGTTCTtcacccagcatgtttcctGGGATAAGGGTGGcaccaaaatcatggttgcagatgtcgccgtggtcctgctacacaaCCTGCAATGCTCTGTTACACCCTGTTAGGCTCTGCggtgtcctgctatgccatcAATTACTTCTAGGCACTGTTATCTCTTTTGTGattattattgccactgttcatcacgccctctaccaagagcctgggtctgttgGAGGAGGTTTCACTCTGGtttaactcttgttatgaagtGATACTATAAAAGCAAATGGAATTGACAGCGTCATCATATTAACCTCTTTCCCAGTGTAATGGTGGCGGCTCGTCGTCATCGTTGTCCTCGTCTCTTGGCCTGTGGTACATCACTTTCCTCTGAGTACTCATCTCTATCCAGAGGATAGGAGCAGAACATAATGCCACAAAAATAACTTCACTTGGAGAATGAACAAAAGGATAAGTGAagaagtactgtatgtaaaatgaaatTGTTTACTTCAAACGCTTGTGAATCACCATTTTGTGGCATAGCGGTACACCACTCAAaaggaaatataaatatatgcagTAGGTATTAAACGGAGTGATTTTGGATATTTGATGCTGGTGGTCATCATTTTTATAAAGTGTAGTGGGCGCCAAACTTTAGACTGTTGTGCATTTTACAACAATTTTTTATATGACTACAACTGCTCTAACCTGCAGAATAACTAAACTGCATGAGCTATCTGGGCAGACTGatagatgtttttgttacatttcaataTGCACAATAATTGCCCCTGTAAACTTTGTTGGTTCAAGAGAAGAGTGAGCATGGGATTGGCTGAGTTCAACCTTGTCGTTGCAGAGGGGTCGCTTGTCTCCTCCTGGGAATCACGTCCCGGTCTCCCCACCTGCCTTGGTCCGACGTGGTTGGATCTTCTCTGCAGAGTCTGTCTACGAAAGCGTTCACACATTCATATTTCTAACAGGATTACATTATTAACCCTAaaaagaatttattttaaagcccATCAGAACAAGTCAactgaagataaaaacaaaatccctgGCCTAGACTTACCCTGACATGTTCTGCACTGCGGCTCACTACAAGTCACCTCTCCAATCTCGCCATCAGCCGGCTCATGAATGCAAACGTCATGACCTTCCTCCTGGTTCACTGGATCAGAGGGATCTTTGTGTTGGCCTCTTTTATACCAAGGTTTTGCAGCATGTCTGGGCAGGACAGGATGGGCCTTCCTGGGTGCAGAATGCTTCCTCACCACCACTCTGACGGGCTGCTGGGACCCTCTCCCATGCCTgctttcctcctcctcagagTCTCCGGCTTCCTCCCTGTACACCTTGGAGCTGTGGACTTTGCTCCTTCCTGTCCCTTTTGCAAGGCTTTTCCCACAGCAGGCGCACATGCACCTCTTTGAGCCTGGCAGCCACACTTCCTCCACTTCAGCAGCGTGCGGAGACCCACTCACCACCTCCGCCAGCTTCCTGCCTGCATACACACGTTTGGGGAAAAGCTCCGCATCGTCCAGATCTGTGGAGAACATCTCATCTCGGGAGGAAAGCTCGTCCAGAGATGGACTGAGAACGCTCATCCGCTCATGGGTGGTCTGCATAGATaggtagttgtagtagtagggAGCAGTAGGGGAGGAGAGGCGGCCGCCTTCAGCCTCTCCAGGTGTCAGAACGCTCTCAAACGGCAGCCTGAGGATCTGGTAGCTTGGATCAGCTTTCTGATGTTCTGTCTTTGAGACTGCGTCCCCACTTTTGGCATCTTTGAGTGTCGACTGACTGGAGACGAAGGAAGAAGATGGCAGGATTGGATCTGTCGGCTGCTTCAGGAGCTCTTCCAGGTCACATTTGGGAAGACTTTCATCAGTCGCCGAGATATCTGACTGGATATCTGCGACCTGTGTTTTCTCCTGAGGGAGCAAGTGTTCGCCTGTCACCGGCTGCTCCGGCTCAGGACACTCTTCGTGAACAGAGGAGCTGTCCAGAGGACACTCCTCTTCCAATCCTGCTGACCAGCATCCCGGAGGACTCAGGACGTCCAGGCTCCTTTGGCTGGAATCACCGTCGTACACCGCTGTTATGGAGTCACTGAAGACCCTAGCTGGAGACTCGGAGTGGCTGTCATCAGGTGCTGAAGGCAGGATCGGACCCTGCTCTTCGCTTTTCTTCTCTTCGCCCGGAGAAAACATTCCCGAGGCATGTGAGGCAACACCCGAGTCAAGCTCTCTGTCAGCGCCCCGCAGCTCAGTGGCTCGGATTTTATCCAGGCATTCGATGAGTTTGGTTATGGCGTCACTGGGGTCGGTTTGGGCCTCCGAGCAGGCCATTTCTCTACGCCAGTTTGTCTGTgggtgatgctgctgctgctgctggcgaGGCATGTCATTCCAGGGAGGCGCGTGGAAGCGAGGCTCAAACATTCGCCTGTAATCCATTGGATATAACGGAGCAAACAATGGGTTTGGGAACATAAACCCAGGATACTGCATGTACTGGTAGGGGGGCATGCAGGGACGGTTAAAACCTGGGGAATATAAACAAATTACAGGCAACCAATACAGTTAGTTGTAAAATGTTACCAAGTAGCCCAGATTTACATATATACTGGATATTATGCACAGTCTGCACTCAATTGCAGCCTCTTGATTCAGATGTTAAACAGCTGTTTTGTACCGGTATCAAGTGTTTATATCATGTTCATGTTCAATGTGATTACcaaccaccaaggcaaattccttgtaagtTACATACTTGGCAATAAAGCCTTTTTCTGATTCATTCAAGTACAACTTTAACTTAAGAAGGCCTACTTCACTTTTACGCTAGAACAGAGATACAAGACCcttagggggtcctcagagttagaGAAGGGGGGCCGCAAAATTATGGTAAAATattcatactatttaagcagttgctcatttttgtattcccaacttgcgtgtgcgcatatatatatatatatatatatatatatatatatatatatatatatatatatatacacacatatacataaaacacaaatatttgttcttgcaTTTTATTCCTTATATttcatgtatgcatgtatgtcgtatccttgtatttcatttatatttatagtctGTGCGACTGATTTTaatgctgtaacactgtaatttcctaTTTTATTGGAATCATTaaatatctacagtatctatGTAACGTTGAAAGTTAATTCtttccaaaattaaaatatacattactAATTAAATTTGCATGCAGATTATCTGTGTTCAATTTTACTGATAACTGTTAAAGTTAATTAACTATAAAGTGCACTACTTTGGCTCCGCTACGGCTCTGTAAGCAGTTTGTAATAACCAACTGTTGGCCTCATTTAACTTCagaaagctttttatttttacttattcattttttgttagTGTAGCCTATTAGGTTTGCTATACATGTAGTTTAGTGTCATAAACTCCCCGTAATGTAACCCCATTTGTACAGGTTCTATCTCCCGACCAATCGGCTGTCATAACCTCAACCACACGTGGTCAAATGCaggtcttggcgtggccattAGTagaatttgggacactaaacgTCATGCAAAGCATTACGTTTCAAGTTTTAGTTCTATTAAATATTtgcttaaccctcctgttgtcctcgggtcaaatttgacccctctaaaaaatgtctatatctgaaatatggcattttttaaccaaattaccacaaaaaatggattggattcaatacattcactttcattcctgacgaAACTCATTTGttcgttcctctgatcttaactattagtcaaaataattcatattttcagtttttttaactcacatattaggtataatttttatatacatgagggttattgaccatgaaatacaaaagtagtgtataactaggggtagtaaggtggtgttatggaaaactaaaaaacaaagccTAAAAAATAGTGACATAAGTCAAAGCtgtgtcagtttttgacccaggaggacaacacaagagttacaGCATTTAGATAAACTTGTGTAGGAAATTGTAACACTCCCAAATGTTAACTTTgacttaaacttttaatttttttttaatataaatgtataacGGTTCCAAATACCCGTCATCGGTTTCATAAACCACTAATAATCGGTATTGGAACTGAAAACCCAGTTCCGGTTTCGACCCCTACCCAAATCATGCATAGGCcaacaatatatgtagtaggggggcctgctccgtctgtctttctgttaAGGGGTCTTTGGCCTAAAACACGTTAAAGACCCCTCTTCTAGCACAAGATCAGAGAAGGCCTACTTCTTGCACCCCTGCTGGAggactacaacaacaaaaccatcGTTTAAGAGCTTGATACCTCCTCCAGGCACGCCATAGTGAGTGTACGGGTTGCTCATCTGCCAGTGCTGCTGGTAGAGGTAAGGCTGGGACGGAGGCTGGACGTAGAAGAAAGGTCTGGGGTGTGGAGCTCTCGGCTGTCCGCTCCCaaatgtgtgtggttgtttgcTTCCATCTACAGGAGACAGTAGTTTAGATTATTTCCAAGCACATTTACATCGCTCTGCTCTTTGAGGTTGGTCAGAAATGATGCGTTCACTGCTCAACTGTGCAATCAGCATGTAGTTATGGAGTTAAGGAAATCTTTACCGTCCATTTTCTCTGCCTTGCTTGCTCAACCtgtcagaaataaaacacagcgGAGGGAtgaaaacaaccaaataaacaTCCCCCGGCTTCGAAAAATTAAAGGTGAATATTACAGTCAAATTTTTCGATAAACAAGCAGCGGTAGAGTCGTCTTTACTCCCGGGTCCACATGCCGTTCTGCTTACAAACGCCGAAGCATCTCCGCTAATTAGCCATATAGGAAACACCTGCTGCTGCCAACGGACAAATTAGCATGCCGTGTCTGTTAAGCCTGGAAACCTGGTTCAAATGTAGTACTTCAGTGCAACAGAAACGCGGTCAACTCTCAAATAatattcaaatgtcttgtaCAGTTTATTTACCCTTTTACTAGTTGTATATAGACGTCGGcctacctttttatttaattctattTATTCTTATTTGTATCTTGTCTTGTGCTGCTGCAACCTGAATGGTCCCtctagggatcaataaagtatttatgtCTTCATAAACATCCTTTACTCTTTCCGCTGTATCTCCGTCTGGCCGCCAGATGGCGCTGTTCCTCTGTTAACCAGGCCAAGCTGCTTAGTCTGCACGCATGCGCAGTATCCTCATTTGGCCTCTGGTCTTTCAGACGCTTATGATGCGCAGAAAAGGTTGTACGCTGCTCGGCGCTTGTACTCAACTGTTCAACGTCTAAACTCGGCCCGAGGAGTCCACTTGGCACTTTCTGCTGACGAAAAGAGTCATCACGACGCTTCACTGTATGTGGACTCTGCCTACAGTTACCGTAAGGAAGTGTGTTTAACTTGAAAAGTAGCTCTAGCTTAGCGCTGCGTCTATCTAGCGCCTATAGCAGTTAGCCTGTTAGCAACCATGACCGTTGTCTAAATGTGGTCACTGCAGAGGGTTTGTACCTATCGTGTCCTTTCTGGAGCTATTTTACTGTTGATGTAATAATGTTAGACGCAGGATTTTTCCAACAGTCAACTAGTAACGTCATGTATTAGTTAGCGGGCTGGGGCTAACGGCTACGTTACCCCGGAACTGTGTAGCGCAGTGGAGCTAAAGTTGCTAACTTGCAAGCAAGTGGTAATCAAGCAAGTGTCGCTACTCGAGCTAGCGAtataacacaacataacattaCACTGCAGCTCACGTTAGCTGATAATCAGTCAGTTGGTGATAGAAGAGCGTTGTATTTTGAAACATAGCAACATGGATGATGCTGTGAACGGTTGTCTGGTTAGCTAACCTCAGCGAGACGTGCGTTTTTCAACAGGCCCGCCTGTCTAATGTGTCTTTGCCGTGTCTTAGAGAGCAGACATGGTTTGTTTTGGACATGGTGGTGAACGGGAACGTGCTAACGATGCTAGCCAGTCAGCATCGACGAAATCCCCAAACACGGTAACGATAAACACACGTCAAATGTCAGCCTTTACGTCCAGACGTAACGCGTTAGTTAGCAGGTTGTTGATGCTAAATACGTCGCAGATATGGCTGGGTATCGTTAAAAAATACGAATTTTCAATACTGTGTTTGATACCAATTTCTAAAtatgcattttaacacaaataaattacatgATGGTGCTTGTATCCACATTAGGACCGTTTTTTTGCTTATCATTTTGTCAAAACTTCATTTTAACCACAAATATAAATTATTGTGTAAGGTTTTCTGACCATTTAATGGTGTAAAACTAGAGACTTACTTCTTATCTTTCTAACCGACTGTCGTTATAACCATTAACTTaagcttttgtgttttaaaagaagtgGTAAAAAGAAGCTAATACCAGTGAGTTAGCCAGGCCATACTCGGACAGCCCATTGTAACTGCTGTATAACTCACTGGGAGCTGCTGGGTTTTGGGGGGTATTAACCATACGGTCTATGGTATTAACAACTCGCTCAAATTAACGTCAACATTAGAGCTTCCGGTATCAGAGTCTGTATTGGGAAGGAAAACAATATGATTCCTCTCTTGCTGATTGAAACCGCATGTTTAATCTACTCGTTATTTCAGCTGAAAATGCCACTTGCTGTCACAGTAACCACGTCACGACAAACGCAGCTTTGCAGTTTTGTTGCATAATAAAGATAACTTTAAAGCATCAGATGAGACTTGAGGTCACGATATTCTTATGATGCTTTGGGGAAATTGGACCCTAGTTTGGCGTCGCATATTAAAGGAAAACTCTGTGGCATAATGAAGTTGAGGTGTCTTGAGTAAAGAATCAGGTTCTGCACTTTTACACGTTAACCAGAGTTTgaattaaagtgtattttacttCCCGTGTAAATCAGATTAATTCAGATGCTGTTACTGTATTTAGGGTCAATTGACAGATAATTGCAgtctttgtaaacaaaaaaaaacacaattaatacCCTGACACCAGAAGGTAGAAGAGAgttaaaccatttaaaaagtGGTTATTTTTCTGTACTGGTAGTTTCAAGGGATCCTGAACTCATCActgctctttgtgtttttcagacgAGCGCTGATGCAGCATTGTTGCCACAGTTGTGGTAACTCTCCCTCTACCTCTGGTCCCCGGTGCCTCACTGCATGACCTCAGACAACACTAAAATCCACGAGGCCTACCTCCCCCAGGACCCTTTCCTCTGGACCCCCGACCGCTCGGTAGCCACAGCACTACAATCTCCTCGTCTCATCTCCCGCATTGGCGTTGAACGCCTCCGCTTGGGTCAGTGGAGGTGTTGAAGAAGTCCTATTTATCCTCTTGAATCTTTTAAGAATCATTTTTTCTCCTGGTTGGCTTGAGCCCGGTTCTGCCGGCCGCGCGACTATTCAAAACTGGGGCGCGATTCATGGGATGCAACCATGTCGGATCTCAGTGAGCGCAGGCCGGTCAACACGGACTACGCTGTCTCCCTGCTGGAGCAGCTCAAGTTCTTTTACGAACAGAAATTACTGACTGACGTTGTGCTGCTGGTGGAGGACACGGAGTTCCCATGTCACAAGATGGTCCTGGCCACATGTAGCTCATATTTCAGGTGAGTGGTGTGGAGGAACTCATGATGTATGTTGGCgatttctgtttttctgaacGACGTCACTCTGactatgctgtgtgtgtgtgttttgtgccttttctgaATTTGTCTCCTATGGTTTGAATTAGAGGATCATAGAGAGGATCATCTCTGTATTcctcatttttattgaaaaatattatatattgtagtgtgatttcttttttttggggggggggggggggttggttaGGATCTGTTTATATACAAATCTACGGATTATCTTGGTAAAGagcttttttcctcttctccctttctCAAGATAACTGGCTAATTGATCTTTGCGCATCATTCATATTTACCAACTCAATATCTGCCTTTTTATCTTACTAAACAAAGGGTCACGCTGTTCAATTAAAGAGGAcagtagaaaacaaaatggaacaTACATTCACATTGTTTGTAAAACATCACTAGTTGCAGAGTGTCATGCTGTAGTTGCGTAAAACAGCGCGGTGGCCGAGAGCAGCAGACCATGACGTCACCTTGTCTCGTCGAGGAGGACGCTGGAGGTTTTCTACAGAGACGATGTTGCAGCGTGTTTTGTTTGCAGCTTTAAATGATCCCACACTTTGTTTTCTCTCGCCTGTCACTTCCCTTACACCCCTCACTATTTTTGCTGTCTTCCTATATTTGTAATCTGCGCCGTCAGTCTTCTGTCCACAGAAGCGTCAGCCGGTTGTGCGCTAGTAATAATCCTCCGGGCGGAAACGCAGTGAGCCGTACACCGTCAGTTACATCGATTTAATGAAGCTTTGAGGCAAAGGATTTTGCTTCAAGGAGTAATCTAATTATTTAAGTTACTCAAGGAATCGTTTCAGCCCTAATAGAAACCTAGCTATATATGAGTCTGCAAAGTTCAGCTTGTGTGATCCAATTTTAAAGATGCTGCGAGTAGTTAAAGGTTTTCTAAAGTGaattatttcagttttctttctgttaataAACAATCTCTATTTATTACACCACTCATTGATATAGAAGAGCATCAGCTTCCTTCAGAGGGTGACCGTAAAAAACCATGTCATCCGCATACAGAAGAATGCTTATTTCATGTTATCCTGCAATTCAGTGCTGCAATTTCCTTTGCCAAATCATTTATAGAAATTGCAAATAATGTGGGGGTCAAAGCATCATCCTGTTTTACCCGTGATGACCAGTTTGTTCATTCAGTCTTACACGTGCTACGGGCAGGTGATAGGAAGACTTCAAAGCCCAATAAAATATTCCATTCACTCCATACTCAATAAGTTTGCATGTTAACAGATCCCTACTGATGATATCAAAAGTCAAAGCATGACTTATTCCTTTAGTTATAattgaagacaaaacaaaaatatgaagaCATGATCTTGGCTTACGGACCCCATTGTGCTCTTCCACGAGGAGCCATTCTTTCTCTCGATACATGAGCTTCTCATGAACTATTGATTGTAAACTACAGCTTACAAACTTTGCTTATTAGGCCGAACCCTCCTATACTTCAAAGGCACCCTCAGATTCTCATTTTGGAATTTGGGTATTGGTATTAATAATAGATTTAAGCCATATAGTTTGTATTTTGCCAGATTCAAAACATCCTTTAAACAAGTCACACAGATATCAAATAGTTTGGGTTATGTTAGGATTTCATTTGAGATACTTTCAACCCCAGCCTTTAAGTGCGTCCCTACTACATTTACAATTAATAATGCACCGCGTTGTAGAGCAAGTGTTATCCTCTCTATACATGGAGGATGGAAAACAAGGTCAAGGCCTTGAAAGCCGAGTCAAACCAAGTCTCAAaccaactaatcgattaatctttgcatcTCTAGAAGCAATCTCTAACCTGTAATTCTACAGACGTATCCCTCAAGGCCCTCGAGAGGCCTCATTTGTACGCACAGCATTGCataatgaagtgtgtgtgcactgcagTGACTATGACGGAGCAGCAGCCTCGGCTCTGGGAAGAGTCCATCTGTACTTGACAGGAGCTCATGCTGCAATTGAACACGGCGtctcgcccctccctccctcctctcgtTCACtgtacactcacacatgcattcCAAGAAAGGGTCGTGACAACTTGATGCCTCTCTCACACCCCCCGCTCTGCGACCTTCCCCACTGTTTCCCACACACTCGTTATCTGGTGCGAACATGCAAAGCATTTCCCCTGCAGGGTTCAGAGGTGTCGCAGCACTAC includes the following:
- the LOC117938321 gene encoding uncharacterized protein LOC117938321, translated to MDDGSKQPHTFGSGQPRAPHPRPFFYVQPPSQPYLYQQHWQMSNPYTHYGVPGGGFNRPCMPPYQYMQYPGFMFPNPLFAPLYPMDYRRMFEPRFHAPPWNDMPRQQQQQHHPQTNWRREMACSEAQTDPSDAITKLIECLDKIRATELRGADRELDSGVASHASGMFSPGEEKKSEEQGPILPSAPDDSHSESPARVFSDSITAVYDGDSSQRSLDVLSPPGCWSAGLEEECPLDSSSVHEECPEPEQPVTGEHLLPQEKTQVADIQSDISATDESLPKCDLEELLKQPTDPILPSSSFVSSQSTLKDAKSGDAVSKTEHQKADPSYQILRLPFESVLTPGEAEGGRLSSPTAPYYYNYLSMQTTHERMSVLSPSLDELSSRDEMFSTDLDDAELFPKRVYAGRKLAEVVSGSPHAAEVEEVWLPGSKRCMCACCGKSLAKGTGRSKVHSSKVYREEAGDSEEEESRHGRGSQQPVRVVVRKHSAPRKAHPVLPRHAAKPWYKRGQHKDPSDPVNQEEGHDVCIHEPADGEIGEVTCSEPQCRTCQDRLCREDPTTSDQGRWGDRDVIPRRRQATPLQRQEMSTQRKVMYHRPRDEDNDDDEPPPLHWERGSTMRGEPRC